A segment of the Saccharomyces kudriavzevii IFO 1802 strain IFO1802 genome assembly, chromosome: 2 genome:
ACATAGAAACAAGTAGGATCTAAGCTCAGAAAGAATATAAATTGGTGgagaatataaaaaacaaaaggaaaggcTGCCCCATTCACTTCTTGTCTCTCTTCTTACTGGCCAATTTACCTGACTTAATCTGTTGTTCACCATCGTCTAGCAGCGATAGGTAGTCATCCATACCAAACGCTCCTTCAGGTATGTTTTCCTTCTCCTCCTTTGTAACTTGAGCTTCTTTTCTACTTTCTTCAGGCAGCTCAGGCTCTACAGAGCCAGGACTTGCAGATGCTATATCgactgaaaacaaagaactATATCTCTTTTTGAATCTATCCAAACTGCCGCCGGAATTAGCATCTACGATGATCAGATCATCCCTACTAGGATTCCACAGTGGGTTGTTTCTTTGGTCTTGAATCAATCTAATTTCGCTCTTCGGATATTGTGATCTACGAATAACTACACTACCATCACTCAACTCCATTTTGACATCGAATTGGTGATAAATAGCCGGTCGTGATTTTCCCAGCcgaattttctttgcagGCCTTCTTGGTAAAGCTATTCTTGTAGAGCCAGGATATGATCCTGTTGAAGCGAATCGCTTCCCAAATATAAATTTCAACATTGGACTAGAAAAATCTCGCT
Coding sequences within it:
- the MRPL36 gene encoding mitochondrial 54S ribosomal protein bL31m (similar to Saccharomyces cerevisiae MRPL36 (YBR122C); ancestral locus Anc_3.383); the protein is MLKFIFGKRFASTGSYPGSTRIALPRRPAKKIRLGKSRPAIYHQFDVKMELSDGSVVIRRSQYPKSEIRLIQDQRNNPLWNPSRDDLIIVDANSGGSLDRFKKRYSSLFSVDIASASPGSVEPELPEESRKEAQVTKEEKENIPEGAFGMDDYLSLLDDGEQQIKSGKLASKKRDKK